A single window of Methanobacterium sp. DNA harbors:
- a CDS encoding Hsp20/alpha crystallin family protein: MMEKDTIPDMRGLFIKMLEDSTKTFDKVRGDIESSIAKHTFLPLEATDETDDSVIVKIVLPGIKKEDIETNLTETKLHVKATFDFEQAFKGIYFTLSDIKKGTIERVIRLPEKVIPEKAKASFKNGILTVEAPKLEKEEKITLEIE; the protein is encoded by the coding sequence ATGATGGAAAAAGATACAATTCCAGATATGAGAGGCTTATTTATAAAAATGTTAGAAGACTCTACTAAAACTTTTGATAAAGTAAGGGGAGATATTGAGAGTTCAATTGCAAAACACACTTTTTTGCCTCTTGAGGCAACAGATGAAACCGATGATAGTGTAATAGTTAAAATAGTGCTTCCCGGAATTAAAAAGGAAGATATCGAAACTAATCTTACTGAAACTAAACTCCATGTTAAAGCCACTTTTGATTTTGAACAGGCATTTAAAGGAATTTATTTTACTCTAAGCGATATCAAGAAAGGCACTATAGAAAGGGTAATTAGACTTCCTGAAAAAGTGATACCAGAAAAAGCCAAAGCAAGTTTTAAAAATGGAATTTTAACTGTAGAAGCCCCAAAACTGGAAAAAGAAGAGAAAATTACCCTTGAAATAGAGTAA